From the Deinococcus radiophilus genome, one window contains:
- a CDS encoding PRC-barrel domain-containing protein, which yields MIKGKELLGRHVIDLNTGERLDSVRDIIFDHGANMVLGIVVTEGGSWLRRKDKVIPFSAVYSIGEDAVMLTSGQDAGTDEEQTRMRELMAVGTNLVGMTLMTTEGEDLGKIGDVVFDEYSGRVEGYEVTGGIFADMAEGRAFVPAPESVQIGKDVAIVPVSVAQDIRSQRGHRTPQEGSSHRQPPEDVARDAVAELTAQRQREYVIGRVAGANIALPDGTEIAVKGQPITEEQAERAERSGRLMILANTSLSPDGEADWDSQPDLTAPHHPVPEPAEVTDQKGRLTTLPLQSEAENQSEPGIETSTDQALTGPVSEPAEVRVADQEGRLKVIHPEPEIIQGAPMQDDETVQEWISERTIRVRDEQVVRISEDSKHEPGFLEKAKRWLDERKEEFLHGSEERELIQVHEQRGAPLAAASVLREPVTDTTGPATTLSPADAAVGVTPLAPEAQPEPALKVMEAVEVAGDEQVVFREPQPTLSKEGMENDELRPELNGPVSEEEPTPAADPLQAREQAPPHDAATDWATLELDLDLNLGPAAESSGSELILDSVSQQTTQSTPTPAEVMDHVPAEVPEPQPSAPVASPSSESFEQAIAQIVASAYGRPVSRTVRGPGGEVVLEAGDTVTAETANRAKSLGVLRELLSAVQRD from the coding sequence ATGATCAAGGGCAAGGAACTGCTGGGACGTCACGTCATTGACCTGAACACCGGCGAGCGGCTGGACAGCGTACGCGACATCATCTTTGACCACGGGGCCAACATGGTCCTGGGCATCGTCGTCACTGAGGGCGGCAGCTGGCTGCGGCGCAAGGACAAGGTCATCCCTTTTTCGGCGGTCTACTCCATCGGTGAAGACGCTGTGATGCTCACAAGCGGCCAAGACGCGGGCACCGATGAGGAGCAGACCCGGATGCGCGAACTGATGGCGGTGGGCACCAACCTGGTCGGCATGACCCTGATGACCACCGAGGGCGAGGACCTGGGCAAGATCGGGGATGTCGTATTTGACGAGTATTCGGGCCGGGTCGAGGGCTATGAGGTCACCGGGGGCATCTTCGCCGACATGGCCGAGGGCCGCGCCTTCGTGCCCGCACCCGAAAGCGTCCAGATCGGCAAGGATGTGGCCATCGTACCGGTGAGCGTGGCACAAGACATCCGCAGTCAGCGTGGACACCGGACGCCGCAGGAAGGAAGCAGCCACCGCCAGCCACCGGAAGATGTCGCCCGTGACGCCGTGGCCGAATTGACAGCCCAGCGGCAACGCGAGTATGTGATAGGCCGCGTGGCCGGGGCCAACATTGCGCTGCCGGACGGCACCGAGATCGCCGTGAAAGGCCAGCCGATCACTGAGGAGCAGGCCGAGCGGGCCGAGCGCTCCGGACGGCTGATGATCCTGGCCAACACTTCGCTCAGCCCAGACGGCGAGGCAGACTGGGACAGCCAGCCAGACCTGACTGCTCCCCACCACCCAGTCCCCGAACCAGCAGAAGTCACCGACCAGAAAGGCCGCCTGACCACTCTTCCCTTGCAGTCCGAAGCGGAAAACCAGAGCGAGCCAGGAATTGAAACGAGCACTGATCAGGCCCTCACCGGGCCCGTTTCAGAGCCGGCTGAAGTGCGCGTGGCAGATCAGGAAGGCCGGCTGAAGGTCATCCACCCTGAGCCGGAAATCATCCAGGGTGCGCCCATGCAGGACGACGAAACCGTACAGGAATGGATTTCCGAACGCACCATTCGGGTACGTGATGAACAAGTGGTCCGTATAAGCGAAGATTCCAAGCACGAGCCGGGCTTTTTGGAAAAGGCCAAGCGCTGGCTGGATGAGCGCAAAGAAGAGTTCCTGCACGGGAGTGAAGAGCGCGAGCTGATTCAGGTCCATGAACAGCGTGGCGCTCCGCTGGCGGCAGCCAGTGTACTGCGTGAGCCGGTCACCGATACCACTGGTCCTGCTACCACTCTCAGCCCCGCCGATGCAGCAGTGGGCGTCACTCCCTTGGCGCCTGAAGCTCAGCCTGAACCCGCCCTGAAAGTCATGGAAGCTGTGGAGGTGGCCGGTGATGAACAGGTCGTCTTCCGGGAACCGCAACCGACACTGAGCAAGGAAGGAATGGAAAATGATGAGCTGCGCCCAGAGTTGAACGGGCCGGTATCTGAGGAAGAGCCCACCCCTGCCGCCGATCCCCTCCAGGCGCGAGAGCAGGCTCCACCGCATGACGCGGCCACCGACTGGGCCACTCTGGAGCTGGATCTGGACCTCAATCTGGGGCCCGCCGCTGAAAGCAGTGGCTCCGAGCTGATTCTGGATAGTGTCTCGCAGCAGACAACCCAGTCAACTCCCACGCCTGCTGAAGTGATGGACCACGTACCAGCGGAAGTGCCAGAGCCTCAGCCTTCAGCCCCCGTTGCCAGCCCCAGCAGCGAGAGTTTCGAGCAGGCCATCGCCCAGATCGTGGCCTCTGCTTATGGACGGCCCGTCTCCCGCACGGTACGTGGTCCCGGCGGCGAAGTGGTCCTGGAAGCGGGAGACACCGTGACAGCCGAAACGGCAAACCGCGCCAAAAGCCTGGGGGTCCTGCGCGAACTCCTCAGCGCGGTGCAACGGGACTAA
- a CDS encoding ABC transporter permease: MRPEMIRRVAVRDLLSTLRDTRTLLGTLLIPLVLIPLLMLGLPLLMSEFIGGQVQERQQVGVIGTLPPALERQLEDGGTSVTDGTGVDLVPLNYQTPEAARSAVQSEQVDAVIRVVEPLPDAASGETATPARLEVYAKLNSLAAQTGALGKVESAVDEYNQALAARRLEAAGLSEADLSPITLDPQEAATAQEAGSGQLAFLIPLLMMNFILSGAMATALDSTAGEKERGTLESLLVSPVARSEVVAGKLLATTITALAAAAASVLGLLGTGLIAGLVLVSGGMDAEISQAFGGQLTLGGGSVLGLALSALGAALLISAVLIALSIYARSYKEAQTYVTPLSLLIVVPALFLQFSDGFDTAFYGVPLFGSMLSVMDAVTGTLQWPQLWLSLGANLLLTAVLGAVALRSFGREEVIFRN, encoded by the coding sequence ATGCGCCCTGAGATGATTCGGCGGGTGGCAGTACGTGACCTGCTCTCGACCCTGCGTGATACCCGCACCCTGCTGGGTACCCTCCTGATTCCACTGGTCCTGATTCCGCTGCTGATGCTGGGCCTACCGCTGCTGATGAGTGAGTTTATCGGTGGACAGGTGCAGGAACGCCAGCAGGTCGGGGTGATCGGCACGCTGCCGCCCGCATTGGAGCGGCAGCTGGAAGATGGCGGCACATCGGTGACGGACGGCACAGGAGTGGATCTGGTTCCTCTGAACTATCAAACGCCCGAGGCCGCCCGCAGCGCTGTGCAGTCAGAGCAGGTAGACGCCGTCATCCGTGTCGTGGAGCCACTCCCGGACGCCGCATCCGGCGAGACGGCGACTCCAGCCCGCCTGGAGGTCTACGCCAAACTGAACTCGCTGGCGGCCCAGACCGGGGCGCTGGGCAAGGTCGAAAGCGCAGTGGACGAATACAACCAGGCCCTGGCCGCCCGGAGACTGGAAGCCGCCGGGTTGAGCGAAGCAGACCTCTCGCCGATCACGCTGGACCCGCAGGAGGCCGCCACCGCGCAGGAGGCGGGCAGCGGGCAGCTGGCCTTCCTCATTCCGCTGCTGATGATGAACTTCATCCTCTCCGGGGCCATGGCCACGGCGCTGGACAGTACCGCTGGAGAAAAGGAACGTGGCACCCTGGAAAGCCTGCTGGTCAGTCCAGTTGCCCGCAGCGAAGTGGTGGCAGGCAAGCTGCTGGCGACCACCATCACCGCCCTGGCTGCCGCCGCGGCCAGCGTGCTGGGCTTGCTGGGCACCGGCCTGATTGCCGGACTGGTGCTGGTCAGTGGCGGTATGGACGCCGAAATCAGTCAGGCCTTTGGCGGACAGCTGACCCTGGGCGGCGGCAGCGTGCTGGGACTGGCCCTGAGTGCGCTGGGAGCGGCGCTGCTGATCAGTGCCGTGCTGATCGCCCTGAGCATCTACGCCCGCTCCTACAAGGAAGCCCAAACCTACGTCACGCCACTGTCGCTCTTGATCGTGGTTCCAGCGCTGTTCTTACAGTTCAGCGACGGCTTTGACACGGCCTTTTATGGAGTGCCGCTGTTCGGGTCCATGTTGAGCGTGATGGACGCCGTGACCGGAACGCTGCAATGGCCGCAGCTGTGGCTGTCACTGGGGGCCAACCTGCTGCTGACGGCGGTGCTGGGGGCCGTAGCACTGCGTTCCTTCGGGCGCGAAGAAGTTATTTTCCGGAACTGA
- a CDS encoding phosphotransferase family protein — protein MTDGPDSRLPELSAKYGPLTGMGVGMQSRVYATHDGQAVIKVYRSGVGKAEREAANLRQAGLGDWVLDTLQADGSEALVMRRFAGERVTARTLPQALPQLKVQLDRLHAHQQGEVDPRRVADRLRRFRRVLASQHLDDLFAAVEQPLQAGEFHQPAAFCHLDLWQDNVLIAPGGEVLLIDWTNAGWDDPLRDLALLKTGTLDLLGADASLEAALDLLPDREPGTLRRLRGYLALTYLHDLYWLMMNEPYDFAAERSKKVPRARHVLATLPPNGRL, from the coding sequence ATGACCGACGGCCCCGACTCCCGCCTGCCCGAGCTGAGCGCCAAGTACGGCCCACTGACGGGCATGGGCGTGGGCATGCAGAGCCGCGTCTACGCCACACACGACGGCCAGGCGGTGATCAAGGTGTACCGCAGCGGCGTAGGCAAAGCCGAGCGCGAGGCGGCCAACCTCCGCCAGGCGGGCCTGGGCGATTGGGTGCTGGATACCCTGCAGGCCGACGGCAGCGAGGCGCTGGTCATGCGGCGTTTTGCCGGCGAGCGGGTGACAGCCCGGACCTTGCCGCAGGCGCTGCCTCAGCTGAAGGTTCAGCTGGACCGTCTCCATGCTCACCAGCAAGGGGAGGTAGACCCCCGCCGGGTGGCCGACCGCCTGCGCCGCTTCCGCCGGGTACTGGCCTCGCAGCATCTGGATGACCTGTTCGCAGCTGTGGAGCAGCCGCTACAAGCCGGCGAGTTCCACCAACCGGCGGCGTTTTGCCATCTGGACCTATGGCAGGACAATGTGCTGATCGCGCCGGGCGGTGAAGTCCTCTTGATCGACTGGACCAATGCAGGCTGGGATGATCCGCTGCGCGACCTGGCGCTGCTCAAGACGGGCACGCTGGATCTGCTGGGTGCCGATGCCAGCCTGGAAGCGGCGCTGGATCTGTTGCCAGACCGCGAGCCTGGCACGTTGCGGCGGCTGCGTGGTTATCTCGCACTGACCTATCTGCACGACCTCTACTGGCTGATGATGAATGAGCCGTACGACTTCGCTGCCGAACGGTCTAAAAAAGTTCCCCGCGCCCGTCATGTGCTGGCTACTTTGCCACCGAATGGGCGGCTGTAA
- a CDS encoding ABC transporter ATP-binding protein, with protein MLDIQQLSKRYGDFAALQDVSLQAQGGQVFGLLGPNGAGKTTLLRILATLLRPTSGRAVVAGRDVNEQPREVRQIIGVVNGGMGLPARLTGREILRSFAGFYGMASAQTEARIAELDHALELGRVLDVRAGEYSTGMRQKVVIARAVIQDPAVLILDEAASGLDIFARRTLLDWVAAARRPGRLTVYSTHVMSEAEEVCDRLAILHQGRLLAEGSQAELLDCTGTRGLEAAFFELVRQSGLSQEAATGAAYAP; from the coding sequence CTGCTGGATATTCAGCAGCTTAGCAAGCGCTACGGCGACTTTGCGGCTTTGCAGGACGTGAGCTTGCAGGCCCAGGGCGGACAGGTCTTCGGCCTGCTCGGTCCCAACGGCGCTGGAAAGACCACCCTGCTGAGGATTCTGGCCACGCTGCTGCGTCCCACCAGTGGCCGTGCCGTGGTGGCGGGGCGGGACGTGAACGAGCAGCCCCGCGAGGTACGGCAGATTATCGGGGTGGTCAACGGTGGCATGGGCCTGCCTGCCCGGCTGACGGGCCGTGAAATCCTGCGCTCCTTCGCTGGGTTCTATGGCATGGCCTCCGCACAGACCGAGGCCCGCATCGCGGAGCTGGACCACGCCCTGGAACTGGGCCGGGTGCTGGATGTCCGCGCCGGCGAGTATTCCACCGGCATGCGCCAAAAGGTCGTGATCGCCCGCGCCGTCATTCAGGACCCCGCCGTACTGATTCTGGACGAGGCGGCCAGCGGCCTGGACATCTTCGCGCGGCGTACCCTGCTGGACTGGGTGGCGGCGGCCCGCAGGCCCGGCCGACTGACGGTGTACTCCACCCACGTCATGTCCGAGGCCGAAGAAGTGTGTGACCGCCTCGCCATCTTGCATCAGGGCCGCCTGCTGGCCGAGGGCAGCCAAGCGGAATTGCTGGACTGCACCGGCACACGTGGGCTGGAAGCCGCCTTTTTCGAGTTGGTGCGGCAGTCCGGTCTGTCCCAGGAAGCGGCGACGGGAGCAGCTTATGCGCCCTGA
- a CDS encoding single-stranded-DNA-specific exonuclease RecJ, with the protein MQEFGLSAPAAQWVYGRGLRPTVLTPEHRLTPNPRLREAASHLVAALQAKKRIRIHGDYDADGVTATAVLVLGLRALGADVHGFIPHRLEEGYGIHPSKLDEHAESCDLLVTVDCGVSNHDEVAGLIARGLEVIVTDHHAPPPTFPDCLVVHPEGTDGYDTAQHNLTGAGVAYHLLWAVHEALGLPEPEPLSALATLGTIADVAPLIGENRALIQLGLSQLVGTELVGLRALMDSTGLRNPSARDVAFVLAPRINAAGRMGEADRALELLTATSPQQAATLAQYLEVRNVERRELQDRMYAEALMLVDPTEKALVVTHEDWHPGVMGIVASKLLEQFYRPVYIVAQGKGSVRSTPGISAVGGLRYSHDLLLRYGGHPGAAGFSLDAGNLPKLRDRLQDYAAQFPPPVPQLTLDAPLPSSLATLDLWQELQAFEPYGEGLQPPLWHLRSPLTATKLVGRNKDCLQFQAAGLRGIKFRESRDRPGTHDLAVRLRRSDFRGRASAEWEAEDLRPPGALGLEAGGAAAGGPQRLAIRRQPGTVLARLGAADVSASQVAVYAGEDLRASLSAKLPGLHCLTPEAPAPAGPLVLFDLPPHDALHRWLSAATLTATFAWGPQTLAALDAAPPTAEGYHRFQWAHAYLTLDDAGWDGAVRALAGLDTAPA; encoded by the coding sequence ATGCAGGAATTCGGGCTGTCGGCCCCTGCGGCCCAGTGGGTATATGGGCGTGGCCTGCGCCCTACGGTGCTGACCCCGGAGCACCGACTGACGCCCAATCCCCGTCTGCGTGAAGCCGCCAGTCATCTGGTGGCCGCGCTGCAAGCCAAGAAGCGTATCCGCATTCACGGCGACTACGATGCCGACGGAGTGACGGCCACGGCAGTCTTGGTTCTGGGACTGCGCGCCCTGGGTGCTGACGTTCACGGATTTATTCCCCACCGTTTGGAGGAGGGCTACGGCATCCACCCCTCCAAGTTGGACGAGCATGCTGAGAGCTGTGACCTGCTGGTCACGGTGGACTGCGGCGTCTCCAACCATGATGAGGTGGCGGGGCTGATTGCGCGTGGGCTGGAAGTCATCGTCACCGATCACCATGCCCCCCCACCGACTTTTCCCGACTGCCTGGTGGTCCATCCTGAAGGCACCGACGGCTATGACACTGCCCAGCACAATCTGACTGGGGCGGGTGTGGCCTATCACCTGCTGTGGGCTGTGCATGAGGCGCTGGGCCTACCGGAGCCGGAGCCGCTGAGCGCACTGGCCACTTTGGGGACCATTGCCGACGTGGCACCACTGATCGGCGAGAACCGGGCGCTGATACAACTGGGCCTGTCGCAGCTGGTGGGCACTGAGCTGGTTGGCTTGCGCGCCCTGATGGACAGCACTGGCCTGCGAAACCCCTCGGCGCGGGATGTGGCCTTCGTGCTGGCTCCGCGTATCAATGCTGCCGGGCGGATGGGGGAGGCGGACCGTGCTCTGGAGCTGCTGACCGCCACCAGCCCGCAGCAGGCCGCCACGCTGGCACAGTACCTGGAGGTCCGCAATGTGGAGCGCCGCGAGCTGCAAGACCGGATGTATGCCGAGGCCTTGATGCTGGTGGACCCTACCGAAAAGGCACTGGTGGTCACGCACGAGGACTGGCATCCCGGTGTCATGGGTATCGTGGCCAGCAAGTTGCTGGAGCAGTTTTACCGCCCGGTCTACATCGTGGCCCAGGGCAAAGGGTCGGTGCGCTCGACCCCCGGCATCAGCGCGGTAGGAGGGCTGCGCTACAGCCATGACCTGCTGCTGCGCTACGGCGGCCACCCCGGTGCGGCGGGCTTTTCGCTGGACGCAGGCAACCTGCCAAAGTTGCGGGACCGCTTGCAGGACTACGCCGCGCAGTTCCCGCCGCCTGTGCCGCAGCTGACGCTGGACGCCCCGCTGCCATCCTCGCTGGCTACGCTGGACCTCTGGCAGGAATTGCAAGCCTTCGAACCCTACGGCGAGGGGTTGCAGCCGCCGCTGTGGCATCTGCGCTCGCCGCTGACTGCAACCAAACTGGTGGGCCGGAACAAGGACTGCTTGCAGTTTCAGGCGGCAGGCCTGCGCGGGATCAAGTTCCGCGAGAGCCGGGACCGCCCCGGCACGCATGACCTGGCGGTGCGCTTAAGGCGTTCGGACTTCCGGGGCCGCGCCAGCGCCGAGTGGGAAGCCGAGGATCTGCGGCCTCCAGGGGCGCTGGGCTTGGAGGCCGGCGGAGCTGCGGCGGGCGGACCGCAGCGCCTGGCCATTCGCAGGCAGCCGGGTACAGTCCTGGCACGCCTGGGGGCCGCTGACGTTTCAGCCTCGCAGGTGGCTGTCTACGCCGGCGAAGATCTGCGGGCCTCGCTGAGCGCCAAACTGCCTGGTCTGCACTGCCTGACCCCGGAGGCTCCGGCCCCGGCAGGTCCACTGGTGCTGTTTGACCTGCCGCCCCACGACGCCCTGCACCGCTGGCTGTCGGCGGCGACGCTCACGGCCACCTTTGCCTGGGGGCCGCAGACCCTGGCCGCGCTGGACGCCGCGCCTCCGACTGCCGAAGGGTATCACCGCTTTCAGTGGGCGCACGCTTACCTGACCCTGGATGACGCGGGCTGGGATGGGGCGGTGCGGGCGTTGGCGGGGCTGGACACGGCTCCGGCTTAA
- a CDS encoding peptidylprolyl isomerase yields MNKKPIVNAILIVLSLLMVGTMALQFAPGGTQTITQMVQGEQGTPAIKVNGQTITAEELREIQTNNPSPFAGQGPALDDDFRTLLISQVIRQELMTQAASDIDVTRADVDAEVTEVRESQGLTDDAAWTDALQRVGLSDSEYRKQVRDGLAIQRKTEQIEAETPEATAEEMQMYYDLNPTLFQTQGRFKGRQLVVDDEEKAAALLAQAREGANFEELARENSLVGAENGGALGALDERGALQAVESLVLPDEVAGAVDSLPAPGLTEVIPSGGQFYIVQVEELLPAETKPYAEVQAEVKEALEESKKRGAVERFMDEQMAGAKIEVVDQEWAYTDPTVAEVGGRSVPYSEVVGRVMQNQQLMMMMQSMDPAQVGEMINTMLKPSVVQQLIQEYAAPSIVEKEGIPVVGTRQDLVSGLIAYGGRDVEVTDEELRAAYDERQDQFATPASAVVSEATFPTREEALAFRQDWQGGDFTPAATKAGAIVSERGQIGPDTDVLEPSVLQAIFEGDLRDVDDVSLSNIVEASDGWKVVAVTELQPGEVLPFEEVRAGLESSLFNEKQASKGEEFVTAQVAALKPVDHLADVLAAQRERVGADEAAPAEGAPPADGAAAPTTDEGASEGEAAPAEAVPAEGTEGAAESAEPATATE; encoded by the coding sequence GTGAATAAAAAACCCATTGTCAATGCCATCCTGATCGTACTTTCGCTTCTGATGGTCGGTACCATGGCCCTGCAATTTGCCCCCGGCGGAACCCAGACCATCACCCAGATGGTGCAGGGCGAGCAGGGCACGCCCGCCATCAAAGTGAACGGCCAGACCATCACCGCTGAGGAACTGCGCGAAATCCAGACCAACAACCCCTCGCCGTTCGCAGGACAGGGCCCGGCCCTGGATGACGACTTCCGCACCCTGCTGATCTCGCAGGTGATCCGTCAGGAGCTGATGACCCAGGCCGCCAGTGACATTGACGTGACCCGCGCCGATGTAGACGCGGAAGTGACCGAAGTGCGCGAGTCCCAGGGCCTGACCGACGACGCGGCCTGGACTGACGCGCTGCAGCGGGTGGGCCTGAGCGACTCGGAATACCGCAAGCAGGTCCGTGACGGTCTGGCCATTCAGCGCAAGACCGAGCAGATCGAAGCGGAGACGCCCGAAGCCACCGCCGAAGAAATGCAGATGTACTACGACCTGAACCCCACCCTGTTCCAGACCCAGGGCCGTTTCAAAGGCCGTCAGCTGGTTGTAGACGATGAGGAAAAGGCGGCTGCGCTGCTGGCCCAGGCCCGTGAAGGTGCCAACTTCGAGGAACTGGCCCGTGAAAACAGCCTGGTCGGAGCTGAAAATGGCGGCGCCCTGGGGGCTTTGGATGAGCGCGGTGCCCTGCAAGCGGTCGAGTCGCTGGTGCTGCCTGACGAGGTCGCCGGCGCAGTGGACTCGCTGCCCGCTCCCGGATTGACCGAGGTGATTCCTTCGGGCGGCCAGTTCTACATCGTGCAGGTCGAAGAACTGCTGCCCGCCGAGACCAAGCCCTACGCTGAAGTTCAGGCTGAAGTCAAAGAAGCGCTGGAAGAAAGCAAAAAGCGCGGCGCGGTCGAGCGGTTTATGGATGAGCAAATGGCGGGCGCCAAGATTGAAGTGGTGGACCAAGAGTGGGCCTACACGGATCCCACTGTGGCGGAAGTGGGTGGCCGCAGCGTGCCTTACTCCGAAGTGGTCGGCCGGGTCATGCAAAACCAGCAGCTGATGATGATGATGCAGAGCATGGACCCCGCCCAGGTCGGTGAGATGATCAACACCATGCTTAAGCCGTCGGTGGTGCAGCAGCTGATTCAGGAATACGCTGCGCCTAGCATCGTCGAAAAAGAAGGCATTCCCGTGGTGGGTACCCGCCAGGATCTGGTCAGTGGCCTGATCGCTTACGGTGGCCGCGACGTGGAAGTGACCGACGAGGAACTGCGCGCTGCTTATGACGAGCGCCAGGACCAGTTTGCGACTCCGGCCAGTGCCGTGGTCAGTGAGGCCACCTTCCCCACCCGCGAAGAGGCACTGGCCTTCCGTCAGGACTGGCAGGGTGGCGACTTTACCCCAGCCGCCACCAAGGCAGGCGCCATCGTGTCCGAGCGTGGTCAAATTGGCCCCGATACGGACGTGCTGGAACCATCGGTGCTGCAGGCCATCTTTGAAGGTGACCTGCGTGATGTGGACGATGTCAGCCTGAGCAACATCGTCGAAGCGTCGGACGGCTGGAAAGTGGTGGCCGTGACCGAGCTGCAACCCGGCGAAGTTCTGCCTTTCGAAGAAGTCCGCGCTGGCCTGGAGAGCAGCCTGTTCAACGAGAAGCAGGCCTCCAAGGGTGAGGAGTTCGTGACCGCGCAAGTGGCTGCGCTGAAGCCGGTGGACCACCTGGCCGACGTGCTGGCAGCCCAGCGCGAGCGGGTCGGAGCCGACGAAGCCGCCCCGGCAGAAGGCGCTCCCCCAGCTGATGGAGCTGCCGCGCCCACCACGGATGAAGGAGCCTCCGAGGGTGAAGCTGCCCCAGCCGAGGCTGTCCCCGCCGAGGGAACCGAAGGCGCAGCTGAGAGTGCCGAGCCAGCCACAGCTACCGAGTAA
- a CDS encoding segregation/condensation protein A → MTPALTLLPPSLTEGGGLVLRLERDGKTFQGSLADLAAALRAGELIPGEVPLLALTQAVLNQLQSGPGWIQGEVSGPPAELLPPLAAVIALKTRLLLPTPQSNDPAPEDDLQADWDEMTSGLEALAELEQAVQFLSGRRAARQGLIPAPVPRPGLDLPRQQRPRRQGQNLSRLLEAARAAVREVDVPLLARERLSLRGALNALVAFGKRLRHFTFGGITAQDWGERTTYFAALLEGLKTGELQAEQSEPFGEIRIELITPAEPPQG, encoded by the coding sequence ATGACCCCGGCCCTGACCCTGCTGCCTCCCAGCCTCACCGAAGGCGGGGGGCTTGTGTTACGTCTGGAACGGGACGGAAAGACCTTCCAGGGCAGCCTGGCCGATCTGGCGGCAGCCCTGCGCGCTGGCGAGCTGATTCCGGGCGAGGTGCCGCTGCTGGCACTGACCCAGGCGGTGCTGAACCAGCTGCAGTCTGGGCCAGGCTGGATTCAGGGCGAGGTCAGCGGCCCTCCCGCTGAACTGCTGCCGCCTCTGGCCGCCGTGATTGCCCTCAAGACCAGGTTGCTGCTGCCCACGCCCCAGAGCAACGACCCCGCTCCGGAGGATGACCTTCAGGCGGACTGGGACGAAATGACCAGCGGCTTAGAAGCCCTAGCCGAGTTGGAACAGGCGGTGCAATTTCTCAGTGGGCGGCGGGCGGCCCGGCAAGGGCTGATTCCAGCCCCAGTGCCGCGGCCCGGTCTGGACCTGCCCCGGCAGCAGCGACCCCGCCGCCAGGGGCAGAACCTCAGCCGCCTGCTGGAAGCCGCCCGCGCCGCTGTGCGCGAGGTAGATGTTCCGCTGCTGGCGCGGGAACGTCTCAGCCTGCGTGGGGCCCTGAATGCCCTGGTGGCCTTTGGCAAACGGCTGCGGCACTTCACTTTCGGAGGCATCACGGCCCAGGACTGGGGCGAACGAACCACCTACTTTGCCGCGCTGCTTGAAGGCCTCAAGACCGGCGAACTCCAGGCCGAACAGAGTGAACCCTTCGGCGAAATTCGCATTGAACTGATCACCCCGGCTGAGCCACCTCAGGGGTAG
- a CDS encoding SIS domain-containing protein has translation MSLASLLLALPHSYNGPQQIQPSPYGVVGTGDTVLAAALAGPLIPASFAASGTQFVLGSPDSSALALEYTALAEAAGAQVRWVATGGDAEHINTLIPAGVTATYHGAQYLAYATGNAAEAEEADRLLAALAERCVGDDPETNPARELAWRLHGRTPLLLADEGSEALVLAWQHLLARVGKSYAVPVLGDPLPVLSGMFEARHEQGDAKVGLILGDLTPRLDLAREVMESRVDEVIHLPFAEYSTDTPYAPGLALWYLGAWTALHLAELGGQSPEDSPVLTRAQAELSGESSEV, from the coding sequence ATGAGCCTCGCTTCTTTGCTGCTTGCCCTTCCCCACTCTTACAACGGTCCCCAGCAGATCCAGCCGTCACCTTATGGCGTGGTAGGCACCGGTGACACCGTGCTGGCAGCGGCCCTGGCCGGGCCGCTGATTCCGGCCAGCTTTGCAGCGTCAGGCACGCAGTTCGTCCTAGGCAGCCCCGACAGCAGCGCCTTGGCACTGGAGTACACCGCACTGGCCGAGGCGGCGGGTGCCCAGGTCCGGTGGGTGGCCACAGGCGGCGACGCCGAACACATCAATACGCTGATTCCCGCAGGAGTTACGGCCACCTATCACGGGGCGCAGTACTTGGCCTACGCGACAGGCAACGCTGCCGAAGCAGAAGAAGCCGACCGCCTGCTGGCTGCGCTGGCCGAGCGCTGCGTAGGTGACGACCCCGAAACCAATCCCGCCCGCGAGCTGGCCTGGCGGCTGCACGGCCGCACGCCGCTGCTGCTGGCCGACGAAGGCAGTGAAGCGCTGGTGCTGGCCTGGCAACACCTGCTGGCCCGCGTGGGCAAAAGCTACGCTGTCCCGGTGCTGGGCGACCCGCTGCCGGTCCTGAGCGGTATGTTCGAGGCCCGCCACGAGCAGGGTGACGCCAAAGTGGGCCTGATCCTGGGCGACCTGACCCCGCGCCTGGACCTGGCCCGCGAAGTCATGGAAAGCCGGGTAGATGAGGTGATTCACCTGCCTTTTGCGGAGTACAGCACCGATACCCCCTACGCGCCGGGGCTGGCGCTGTGGTATCTGGGGGCCTGGACTGCCCTGCACCTGGCCGAACTGGGCGGACAGTCGCCCGAAGACAGCCCAGTGCTGACCCGCGCCCAGGCCGAGCTGAGCGGCGAAAGCAGCGAAGTTTAA
- a CDS encoding GNAT family N-acetyltransferase, whose product MTLHTLNLRPRLDARDPVTVSLLGLAAYPDPQRLEQVCQRYASEDWALWGLEDEAGLLGLIGLRPLSPGQAEITHMAVQPGTQRRGMGRQLLALAAAQGWTDLSAETDAQAVDFYRACGFAITSLGERYPGTERFLCRWTQP is encoded by the coding sequence ATGACCCTGCATACCCTCAATCTGCGCCCCCGCCTGGACGCCCGCGATCCGGTCACAGTCTCGCTGCTGGGTCTGGCCGCCTACCCTGATCCACAGCGGCTAGAACAGGTCTGCCAGCGCTACGCCTCAGAAGACTGGGCACTGTGGGGCCTAGAAGATGAAGCTGGACTGCTGGGCCTGATCGGGCTGCGCCCCCTCTCACCTGGGCAAGCCGAGATCACACACATGGCCGTGCAGCCGGGCACTCAGCGGCGCGGCATGGGTCGGCAGCTCTTGGCTCTGGCGGCAGCCCAGGGCTGGACCGACCTGTCCGCCGAAACGGACGCTCAGGCGGTGGACTTTTACCGTGCCTGCGGCTTTGCCATCACCTCACTGGGCGAGCGCTATCCCGGCACAGAGCGCTTTCTATGTCGGTGGACCCAGCCCTGA